A window of Candidatus Hydrogenedens sp. contains these coding sequences:
- a CDS encoding glucose 1-dehydrogenase, protein MRLKDKVAIITGAGLGMGRAGSILFAREGASVLIFDLNEKAARETENIIKSEGGKCAVFVGDVSKEADVKAGVEEAVKQFGKLNILYANAGVLWKDRDKSVIETTEENWDIVQAINLKGAFFLTKHGIPYLQKAGGGSIILVGSISALVGFTLAQDSYTCAKGALISLAKSLAVQFGPDNIRCNIIHPGMVDTPLQEPYLTPEKKKAIGDSLPLKRLGKPEDIAYTALFLASDESSWMTGAELIVDGGFIAT, encoded by the coding sequence ATGAGATTAAAGGATAAAGTAGCCATTATTACGGGTGCTGGTTTAGGTATGGGTCGTGCGGGTTCGATTCTGTTTGCACGTGAAGGAGCCAGTGTGTTGATATTTGATTTGAACGAAAAGGCGGCACGTGAAACAGAAAACATTATAAAATCCGAAGGTGGTAAGTGTGCTGTGTTTGTTGGTGATGTAAGTAAAGAGGCAGATGTAAAAGCAGGTGTCGAGGAAGCAGTCAAACAATTTGGCAAATTGAATATTTTATATGCAAATGCGGGTGTATTATGGAAAGATCGTGATAAGTCTGTTATTGAAACAACAGAGGAAAATTGGGATATCGTTCAAGCGATAAACTTAAAAGGTGCGTTCTTCTTGACAAAACATGGAATTCCCTATTTACAAAAGGCAGGTGGTGGCTCCATCATACTTGTAGGTTCTATTTCTGCTTTAGTTGGATTTACATTAGCACAAGATTCATACACGTGTGCCAAGGGTGCACTAATCTCATTAGCAAAATCATTGGCAGTACAATTTGGTCCAGATAATATTCGTTGCAACATTATTCATCCTGGGATGGTAGATACGCCATTGCAAGAACCTTATTTAACACCTGAAAAGAAAAAAGCCATCGGTGATAGTTTGCCACTAAAACGTCTTGGGAAACCTGAAGATATTGCATACACTGCACTATTTCTTGCATCAGATGAATCCAGTTGGATGACAGGTGCAGAATTAATTGTTGATGGTGGATTTATAGCAACATAA
- a CDS encoding metallophosphoesterase, which produces MKRQRLCFFIFFLILLALSMHVMAEENISFVVVSDLHLSEKEGIKHFSSLIKQMNELEPKPEFVVVTGDIHAKEFENVFDELKPEIPFHIVFGNHEKREDRKIFMHMFPQDFKQNDFYSFVHRNAKFIILCDASDTGDHIGHFESEGIKGQEQQNWLEQELNVDRQQYPFIFIFAHIPPNHEGKAGNMYLSSNDQKALSEILKKYKPNAMFCGHLHKREKYIIGETPVFILPSLNWNFEDFSPEFYYVRTEGETFHVDNIKLNIPEEK; this is translated from the coding sequence ATGAAAAGGCAGAGGCTTTGTTTTTTTATTTTTTTCTTAATACTACTCGCTTTGTCTATGCATGTGATGGCGGAGGAAAATATTTCATTTGTGGTTGTTTCCGATTTACATCTCTCAGAAAAGGAAGGTATAAAGCATTTTAGTAGTCTCATTAAACAAATGAATGAATTAGAGCCAAAACCTGAGTTCGTAGTTGTAACAGGGGATATTCACGCAAAGGAGTTTGAGAACGTATTCGATGAATTAAAACCTGAAATTCCGTTTCATATTGTTTTTGGGAATCATGAAAAGCGTGAGGATAGGAAGATATTTATGCATATGTTCCCTCAGGATTTTAAGCAAAATGATTTTTATTCCTTTGTGCATAGAAATGCAAAGTTCATTATTCTTTGTGATGCATCAGACACTGGTGACCATATCGGGCATTTTGAATCGGAAGGAATTAAAGGGCAAGAACAACAAAATTGGTTAGAGCAAGAATTAAACGTAGATAGACAACAATATCCGTTTATTTTTATTTTTGCTCATATTCCACCTAATCATGAAGGAAAAGCAGGTAACATGTATCTCTCTTCAAACGACCAGAAAGCACTGAGCGAGATATTGAAAAAATACAAACCTAATGCTATGTTTTGTGGGCATCTACATAAAAGAGAAAAATACATTATAGGGGAAACCCCTGTTTTTATACTTCCTTCACTGAATTGGAATTTTGAAGATTTTTCCCCAGAATTTTATTATGTCAGAACGGAAGGAGAGACCTTTCATGTCGATAATATTAAATTGAACATTCCTGAGGAAAAATGA